One part of the Physeter macrocephalus isolate SW-GA unplaced genomic scaffold, ASM283717v5 random_91, whole genome shotgun sequence genome encodes these proteins:
- the LOC102984083 gene encoding IQ domain-containing protein F5, whose product MSFLSVPCFLLQGPKVRIMMTEEQKAAVFIQAWWRGTLVRRTLLHAALRVWIIQCWWKQKLVKLQEKRRRTSLEFYARQEWAAVKLQSWFRMWCIRLRYCRLLHAVRIIQVYWRWHSCHTRGFIQGHYDLQENQLNLQLEISLGSQACRVQQCIPLPIKE is encoded by the coding sequence atgagTTTCTTAAGTGTCCCCTGTTTTCTCTTGCAAGGCCCCAAAGTAAGAATCATGATGACGGAAGAACAGAAAGCGGCTGTTTTCATCCAAGCCTGGTGGCGGGGCACCCTGGTGCGCAGGACTCTGCTGCACGCGGCTCTCAGAGTGTGGATCATTCAATGCTGGTGGAAACAGAAGCTGGTGAAGCTGCAGGAGAAGAGGCGGCGGACGTCCCTAGAATTCTACGCGCGGCAAGAATGGGCAGCTGTCAAGCTACAATCCTGGTTCCGCATGTGGTGCATCCGCCTTCGTTACTGCCGTTTGCTCCACGCTGTCCGCATCATTCAGGTCTATTGGCGCTGGCATAGTTGCCATACCCGTGGCTTTATTCAGGGCCATTACGACCTCCAAGAAAACCAACTGAATCTTCAACTTGAAATCTCTTTGGGCTCGCAAGCTTGTAGAGTACAACAATGCATACCCCTTCCAATAAAGGAATGA